A genomic window from Ilyobacter polytropus DSM 2926 includes:
- a CDS encoding acyltransferase: MSFYNKEELKGIGLKSFGENVLISRKTSIYGAENISIGDNVRIDDFCILSGVISIGSHIHIAAGNYIFAGNAGIVLKDFVGLSSRCSIYAVSDDYTGAALIGPIIPEKYRRIKSRKVILEKYTVLGTGTILLPGAYLEEGVAVGANSLVYKKLKGWSIYSGSPAIKIRDRKKELLEKVKEFENDY; encoded by the coding sequence ATGTCTTTTTATAATAAAGAAGAACTCAAGGGTATCGGATTAAAAAGTTTTGGTGAAAATGTTTTAATTAGCAGAAAAACGAGTATATACGGGGCTGAAAATATTTCTATTGGTGATAATGTAAGAATAGATGATTTTTGTATACTTAGTGGGGTTATAAGTATAGGATCTCATATTCATATAGCTGCAGGAAATTATATTTTTGCTGGTAATGCAGGAATAGTATTAAAAGATTTTGTAGGATTATCTTCTAGATGTTCAATATATGCTGTATCCGATGACTACACTGGAGCAGCTTTAATAGGTCCAATTATACCAGAAAAATACAGGCGAATTAAGTCACGGAAGGTAATCTTAGAAAAATATACCGTTTTAGGAACTGGAACAATACTTTTACCAGGGGCGTATCTTGAAGAAGGGGTAGCTGTTGGAGCGAATAGCTTAGTTTATAAAAAGTTGAAAGGATGGTCCATATACAGTGGTTCTCCAGCAATCAAAATTAGAGATAGAAAAAAAGAACTTCTTGAAAAAGTTAAAGAATTTGAAAATGATTATTAA
- a CDS encoding glycosyltransferase family 9 protein, translating into MKILVVRFKQIGDSVLATPICGSLKKTYPDSEIDYVVYEHIAPLFENHPCIDNVISITREEQKNPFKYLSKVWKVTRKKYDIVIDIMSTPKSEVFTLLSPGAKYRIGRRKPKRGYTYTHKTDEPKDAKDKVDKFLKMLKPLENDGIDVKYDSDYKIYVSVEEKNIFKKRMEKSGVDFDRPVFAFAINSRRPHKIWKKEHMMEVIKHCIEKYNAQIIFYYSPAEKAYAKETHEIMNWNENIFSNVETKSIRELAMLLANCDFFTGNEGGPRHIAQALDIPSLAIFSPSASKKEWLSNANDRHQGIETKDIGAKEYFDIKPSHVIEKLDDMIDRYVEKR; encoded by the coding sequence ATGAAAATACTAGTAGTCAGATTTAAGCAGATAGGGGACTCTGTATTGGCAACCCCTATCTGCGGAAGTTTAAAAAAAACATATCCAGACAGTGAAATAGATTACGTGGTATATGAGCATATAGCTCCTCTTTTTGAAAATCATCCCTGTATAGACAATGTAATATCCATAACAAGAGAGGAACAGAAAAATCCTTTTAAATATCTTTCCAAGGTATGGAAGGTTACCAGGAAAAAGTACGATATAGTTATTGATATAATGTCCACTCCAAAGAGTGAAGTTTTCACTCTTTTATCTCCAGGTGCAAAATACAGGATAGGGAGAAGAAAGCCAAAGAGGGGTTATACATATACTCACAAAACGGACGAACCAAAAGATGCAAAGGACAAAGTGGATAAATTTCTGAAAATGCTGAAACCTCTTGAAAATGACGGAATAGACGTGAAATATGATTCAGATTATAAAATCTATGTAAGCGTTGAAGAGAAAAATATTTTCAAAAAAAGAATGGAGAAATCAGGCGTAGATTTTGACAGGCCTGTGTTTGCCTTCGCTATAAATTCCAGAAGGCCTCATAAAATATGGAAAAAAGAGCATATGATGGAGGTTATAAAGCATTGTATAGAAAAATATAATGCTCAGATAATATTCTATTATTCTCCAGCGGAAAAGGCCTATGCCAAGGAAACCCACGAGATAATGAATTGGAATGAAAATATATTTTCCAACGTAGAGACTAAATCTATAAGAGAACTGGCCATGCTTCTTGCAAACTGTGACTTTTTTACGGGAAACGAGGGGGGGCCAAGGCATATAGCACAGGCCTTAGATATTCCAAGTCTCGCTATATTCAGTCCTAGTGCTTCTAAAAAGGAGTGGCTATCCAATGCAAATGACAGGCATCAGGGTATAGAAACAAAGGATATAGGGGCTAAAGAATATTTTGATATAAAGCCCAGTCATGTAATAGAAAAACTGGACGATATGATAGACAGGTATGTTGAGAAAAGATAA
- a CDS encoding helix-turn-helix domain-containing protein: MNNLGEKIKFCRKEKGLTLKKLSDMTGLSVGFISNIERNQNSPSVSNLQQICAALSINLMEILQVNSDSSPVVKKEDRKEVFSSNSDHTKIELLTKGSHKLNSIAITIDGNSDYSDLSWGHDYDEIGVVIKGALEIEVNNEIFNLNEGDSVYLEKFTPHKYRNPFKDPSVVYWFSVKK; this comes from the coding sequence GTGAACAATTTAGGAGAAAAAATTAAATTTTGCAGAAAAGAAAAGGGGCTTACTCTAAAAAAGCTTTCAGATATGACTGGGTTGTCCGTTGGCTTTATCAGCAACATTGAAAGAAACCAAAACAGTCCTTCTGTTTCTAATCTTCAGCAAATTTGTGCGGCGCTTTCTATCAATTTAATGGAGATCCTACAGGTTAACTCTGATTCATCTCCAGTGGTAAAAAAAGAAGATAGAAAAGAAGTTTTTTCTTCTAACAGCGACCACACAAAAATTGAGCTACTCACAAAGGGATCACATAAACTTAATAGTATTGCCATTACCATCGATGGAAACAGTGACTACAGCGATCTTTCTTGGGGACACGATTATGATGAAATAGGAGTTGTAATCAAAGGAGCTCTAGAGATAGAGGTGAATAATGAAATTTTCAATCTAAACGAAGGAGATTCTGTCTATTTGGAAAAATTTACCCCTCATAAATATAGAAACCCCTTTAAAGACCCCAGTGTTGTTTACTGGTTTTCTGTAAAAAAATAA
- a CDS encoding lipopolysaccharide core heptose(II) kinase RfaY — protein MNDFIEKEYKGYKLFFYDSEIENILKKIADNDIEIKEEFKNTLRNYVVKINYDGKDYVMKSPRNEFRIPQRKFFTLFKSGEAVETLKNINILKEKGLDIFAMPLGAIVNRKYGMIEESCIIFEMADGEAVLKNKHMAVEATKEMHKYGVYHGDCNPSNFIITKEGVKVIDTQAKKMCFGNYRAHYDMVTMKNDSYKEMIYPYRKNIFYYLVLLVKFFKRNPIVAKIKKNKKILRDKGWKI, from the coding sequence ATGAATGATTTTATAGAAAAAGAGTATAAGGGATATAAATTGTTTTTTTATGATTCCGAAATCGAAAATATTTTAAAAAAAATAGCAGATAATGACATTGAAATAAAAGAGGAGTTTAAAAATACTCTGCGTAATTATGTAGTGAAAATAAATTATGATGGTAAAGATTATGTTATGAAATCTCCAAGAAACGAATTTAGAATACCCCAGAGGAAATTTTTTACTCTTTTCAAGTCTGGAGAAGCAGTGGAGACCCTTAAAAATATTAATATCTTAAAAGAAAAAGGTTTGGATATCTTTGCTATGCCTCTAGGAGCTATTGTAAATAGAAAATATGGTATGATTGAAGAATCCTGTATAATTTTCGAGATGGCAGACGGGGAAGCTGTTTTAAAAAATAAGCATATGGCGGTAGAGGCTACAAAAGAAATGCATAAGTACGGAGTCTATCATGGAGACTGTAATCCGAGTAATTTTATAATTACAAAAGAAGGTGTCAAGGTGATAGATACTCAGGCCAAAAAAATGTGTTTTGGAAATTACAGGGCACATTATGATATGGTCACTATGAAAAATGACTCTTATAAGGAGATGATATACCCGTATAGGAAAAATATTTTTTATTATCTCGTACTTTTAGTGAAATTTTTTAAAAGAAATCCCATAGTGGCAAAGATAAAAAAGAATAAGAAGATCTTGAGGGATAAAGGTTGGAAAATATAG
- a CDS encoding transposase, protein MMEEKRRYARFSEEKQKQIAELSFLKIKTKVELSNEYGITTNTVAAWEKKYFGGPKKDMELSAQDKEIIRLKNLLKEKEEDIEILKKATAIFSRKKR, encoded by the coding sequence ATGATGGAAGAAAAAAGAAGATATGCAAGATTTTCAGAGGAGAAACAGAAGCAAATCGCTGAGCTTTCTTTCCTTAAAATAAAAACAAAGGTAGAGCTATCAAATGAATACGGTATTACCACTAATACTGTTGCTGCCTGGGAAAAGAAATACTTTGGAGGTCCTAAGAAGGACATGGAGTTAAGCGCTCAAGACAAAGAAATTATCAGGTTGAAAAATCTACTTAAGGAAAAAGAAGAGGATATAGAGATCTTAAAAAAGGCTACAGCCATATTCTCAAGGAAAAAAAGATAA
- a CDS encoding dTDP-glucose 4,6-dehydratase — protein MNYLVTGGAGFIGANFIKYILKKYKKISIIILDKLTYAGNLGTIKEELSDNRVTFVKGDICNRELVENIFMKYDIDCVVNFAAESHVDRSIENPGIFLKTNIIGTQTLLDAAKAHWTIGKDEKGYPLYKDGKKFLQVSTDEVYGSLERDIPEGTELKVETEELKVILKDREVMPRIFGENFFTEKTSLDPSSPYATSKAGADMLVRAYWETYHMPVNVTRCSNNYGPYHFPEKLIPLIIKNILEGKKLPLYGDGKQVRDWLYVEDHCKGIDMVINSGRLGEPYNIGGFNEEQNITIVKLTIDTIARLMKEQPNYQKILKTSLENINHNLIAHVHDRLGHDARYAIDPTKTVRELGFYPETSFVVGIEKTIKWYLDNQEWVKEVVSGDYVKYYENMYCEK, from the coding sequence ATGAATTATTTAGTGACAGGCGGAGCTGGTTTTATAGGTGCCAATTTCATAAAATATATTTTGAAAAAATATAAAAAAATAAGCATAATAATTTTAGATAAGCTTACCTATGCTGGAAATCTGGGAACAATCAAAGAGGAACTTTCAGATAATAGAGTTACCTTTGTAAAAGGTGATATCTGTAATAGGGAATTAGTTGAAAATATATTTATGAAATATGATATAGATTGCGTTGTAAACTTTGCAGCAGAATCTCATGTGGACAGAAGTATAGAAAATCCAGGTATATTTTTGAAAACCAATATCATAGGGACGCAGACTTTACTGGATGCAGCCAAGGCACATTGGACAATTGGAAAAGATGAAAAAGGATACCCTCTATATAAAGATGGTAAAAAATTCCTCCAAGTATCAACAGATGAAGTTTATGGAAGTCTTGAGAGAGACATACCTGAAGGTACAGAGTTGAAAGTTGAAACTGAAGAGTTGAAAGTTATACTTAAGGACAGAGAAGTAATGCCAAGGATTTTTGGAGAAAATTTCTTTACAGAAAAAACATCCCTTGATCCGAGTTCTCCTTATGCCACATCTAAGGCTGGTGCTGATATGCTTGTGAGGGCATATTGGGAAACCTATCATATGCCGGTTAATGTAACCAGATGTTCAAATAACTATGGACCGTACCATTTTCCGGAAAAATTAATTCCATTGATTATAAAAAATATATTAGAAGGGAAAAAACTTCCTTTGTATGGTGACGGAAAGCAAGTAAGAGACTGGCTTTATGTGGAAGACCACTGTAAAGGGATAGACATGGTAATCAATAGTGGCAGACTTGGAGAACCATACAATATAGGTGGATTTAATGAAGAGCAAAATATAACTATAGTGAAGTTAACTATAGATACTATAGCTCGACTCATGAAAGAACAGCCAAATTATCAGAAGATTTTAAAGACTAGTTTAGAGAATATAAATCATAATTTAATTGCTCATGTACATGATAGACTTGGACACGATGCAAGATATGCCATAGATCCTACTAAGACAGTAAGAGAATTAGGTTTCTATCCAGAAACTTCATTTGTAGTAGGGATAGAAAAAACTATAAAGTGGTATCTTGATAATCAGGAATGGGTAAAGGAAGTGGTTAGTGGAGACTATGTAAAATACTATGAGAATATGTATTGTGAAAAATAG
- a CDS encoding IS3 family transposase: MLKEKKITKRELFIFVEIHRNVHSISQICRALEVSRSGFNKFQNNKTTERKKKDQGILDSILEVRKNRHKRSYGAPRLKVELKDEYGIITSERRINRIMKENDISVNSTKKFKTGNEKSKRENITGNIVKRKFKVGRKNEVWVTDITYIWTSEGWLYLSTIMDLFSRRIIAYDIGKRMTSELVIDTLTRSFLLEEPEEELIIHSDQGSQYSSREYSNLVKKLGLIQSMSRRGNCYDNAVIESFHASLKKEMIYVEGLVTKRYMKAMVFDYIEFYNKERRHSFLGNVSPVEFEKIQKKLVLG, encoded by the coding sequence ATTCTCAAGGAAAAAAAGATAACTAAGAGGGAACTCTTTATCTTCGTTGAAATACACAGAAATGTTCATTCTATATCTCAGATATGTAGAGCCCTAGAAGTCTCTCGAAGTGGTTTTAATAAGTTTCAGAATAACAAAACTACTGAGAGAAAGAAAAAGGATCAAGGGATTCTAGATAGTATTCTAGAGGTCAGAAAGAACAGACATAAGAGGAGCTATGGAGCCCCTAGACTAAAGGTTGAGCTCAAAGATGAATATGGCATAATAACAAGCGAAAGACGAATAAATAGAATAATGAAAGAAAATGATATATCAGTTAATTCTACCAAGAAGTTTAAAACAGGAAATGAAAAGAGTAAAAGAGAAAATATCACAGGAAATATTGTAAAAAGAAAATTCAAAGTAGGTAGAAAAAATGAGGTCTGGGTTACAGATATCACATATATTTGGACAAGCGAAGGTTGGCTATATTTAAGCACAATTATGGATCTTTTTTCTAGAAGGATTATCGCCTACGATATAGGTAAGCGCATGACTAGTGAGTTAGTAATAGATACTTTAACAAGGTCATTTTTACTGGAGGAACCAGAGGAAGAACTGATAATTCATAGTGATCAAGGATCGCAATATTCGAGTAGGGAGTACTCTAACCTTGTAAAGAAGCTAGGATTAATCCAATCTATGAGTAGACGTGGGAACTGTTATGATAATGCAGTAATAGAATCCTTTCATGCTTCTTTGAAGAAAGAGATGATTTATGTAGAAGGTTTAGTAACTAAAAGGTATATGAAGGCAATGGTATTTGATTACATAGAATTTTATAATAAAGAGAGGAGACACAGTTTCTTAGGAAATGTCTCCCCTGTTGAGTTTGAAAAAATACAGAAAAAATTGGTGTTAGGTTGA
- the rfbA gene encoding glucose-1-phosphate thymidylyltransferase RfbA, with translation MKGIILAGGSGTRLYPVTKAISKQITPIYDKPMIYYPLSVLMLAGIREILVISTPRDISVFKELLGDGSDFGLKIEYAVQEKPNGLAEAFIIGEEFIGNDSVALVLGDNIFYGYGFGSILGNAGKLSEGAKIFGYYVKNPSAFGVVEFDSSGMVISLEEKPEQPKSNYAIPGLYFYDKTVVGKAKKIKPSVRGELEITDINRLYLEEENLSCINLGRGMAWLDTGTFEGLLDATNFVKAVQDRQGIMIACPEEIAYLKGWISKEKIKALTEPLLKTHYGQYLINLIK, from the coding sequence TTGAAGGGAATAATACTTGCCGGTGGCTCAGGAACAAGGCTTTATCCAGTAACGAAAGCTATAAGTAAACAGATAACACCAATATATGATAAACCAATGATTTATTATCCTCTATCGGTTTTGATGCTAGCTGGTATAAGGGAGATACTGGTGATATCAACCCCGAGAGATATAAGTGTATTTAAGGAGCTCTTGGGGGATGGGAGTGATTTTGGATTAAAAATTGAGTATGCTGTCCAGGAGAAACCAAATGGTCTAGCCGAGGCTTTTATAATTGGGGAAGAATTCATTGGGAATGACAGTGTAGCCCTTGTTTTAGGGGATAATATTTTTTACGGGTATGGATTTGGAAGTATATTGGGGAATGCCGGTAAATTATCAGAAGGGGCAAAAATTTTCGGGTATTACGTCAAAAATCCAAGTGCTTTTGGAGTGGTGGAATTTGATTCAAGTGGAATGGTTATTTCACTCGAAGAAAAGCCTGAGCAACCAAAATCTAACTATGCAATACCTGGTCTCTATTTTTATGATAAAACAGTTGTTGGAAAAGCTAAAAAAATAAAACCATCTGTCAGGGGCGAATTAGAGATAACAGATATAAATAGACTTTATCTTGAAGAAGAGAATCTGAGCTGTATAAACCTTGGGAGAGGTATGGCTTGGCTGGATACAGGGACATTTGAGGGACTTTTAGATGCCACAAATTTTGTCAAGGCTGTGCAAGACAGGCAGGGGATAATGATAGCTTGTCCCGAGGAGATAGCATATCTAAAAGGGTGGATATCCAAAGAAAAAATTAAAGCGTTAACAGAACCACTTTTAAAAACACATTATGGACAGTATTTGATAAACTTGATAAAATAA
- a CDS encoding DegT/DnrJ/EryC1/StrS family aminotransferase — protein MRKKSDSPIMITKSFLPPIEEYKKEIERIWETNWLTNMGPIHQEFKLKLKKYLKCENISLFVNGHQSLEIALKSLELKEGGEVITTPFTFASTTHAIVNCGFKPVFCDIELDTYNIDVEKIEKLITEKTVAIVPVHVFGNPCNVKKVEEIAKKYNIKVLYDAAHTFGVEIDGKGIGSFGDISMFSLHATKVFHSIEGGILTYRDETLGKNLKNLKNFGITGPEEVVTVGGNSKMNEFQAAMGIVNLRYVDKEIKSREKVAEKYRDGLKDISGIRFLKDIPGVRHNYAYFPILVNEEKFGITRDELHDKLKEYNIFTRKYFYPIITEYECYRSKYKTENLKNSKYVGERILTLPMYGSLNIQDINYILDSIKKCQLV, from the coding sequence ATGAGAAAAAAATCTGATTCCCCTATTATGATAACAAAATCTTTTCTTCCGCCAATAGAAGAATATAAAAAAGAGATAGAAAGAATTTGGGAGACAAACTGGCTTACCAATATGGGACCCATTCACCAGGAGTTTAAATTAAAACTGAAAAAGTATTTAAAGTGCGAGAACATTTCTCTTTTTGTTAATGGTCATCAATCACTTGAAATTGCTTTAAAGTCTTTGGAATTAAAAGAGGGGGGAGAGGTAATAACCACTCCGTTTACCTTTGCATCTACAACTCATGCGATTGTAAACTGCGGATTTAAACCTGTATTCTGCGATATTGAATTAGATACTTATAATATAGATGTTGAAAAAATAGAAAAACTTATAACTGAAAAAACAGTAGCGATTGTTCCGGTTCATGTATTTGGTAACCCATGTAATGTTAAAAAAGTCGAAGAGATAGCCAAAAAATATAACATAAAGGTTCTCTATGACGCTGCCCACACATTTGGAGTTGAAATCGATGGCAAAGGAATAGGAAGTTTTGGCGATATATCCATGTTTTCACTTCATGCCACAAAAGTTTTCCATTCAATAGAGGGAGGGATTTTAACTTATAGAGACGAAACTTTAGGAAAAAACCTTAAGAATTTAAAAAATTTTGGAATAACAGGTCCAGAAGAAGTTGTAACTGTGGGTGGAAATTCAAAAATGAATGAATTTCAAGCAGCAATGGGGATTGTAAATTTAAGGTATGTAGATAAAGAGATAAAGAGTAGAGAAAAAGTTGCAGAAAAATATAGGGATGGTCTTAAAGATATTTCTGGTATTAGATTTTTAAAAGATATTCCAGGAGTGAGACATAATTATGCTTATTTTCCAATTTTGGTAAATGAAGAGAAATTTGGCATAACTAGAGATGAGTTGCATGATAAATTAAAAGAATATAATATTTTCACAAGAAAATATTTTTATCCAATTATTACAGAATACGAGTGCTACAGGAGTAAATATAAAACAGAAAATTTAAAAAATTCAAAATATGTTGGAGAAAGAATTTTAACTTTACCAATGTATGGATCTTTAAATATCCAAGATATTAATTATATTTTAGATAGTATTAAAAAATGCCAGTTAGTTTAA
- a CDS encoding GDP-mannose 4,6-dehydratase — protein MKKYLVTGGAGFIGSHLCDYLLDRGHKVVVVDNFNAYYDVEIKERNVGSNLDNPNYKLYRGDIRDIDFLKKIFQDEKIDAVINLAAMAGIRPSLENPMLYEEVNIRGLMNLLELSKANGINKFIQASSSSVYGNNKKVPFKETAVVDFAISPYAATKKSGEVMGHVYHYLYNIDMIQLRFFTVYGPRQRPDLAIHKFTGMITAGEAIPFYGDGTTQRDYTYIDDIIDGIVKSIRYLENNDNVYEIFNLGESHTISLKEMVGTIEEELGIEAKINRQPMQPGDVEKTYADISKAKEILGYNPKTEFKDGIRKFVQWYRENNS, from the coding sequence ATGAAAAAATACCTTGTAACTGGTGGAGCAGGATTCATAGGCTCACATCTATGCGACTACTTGCTCGATAGAGGACACAAAGTAGTGGTTGTAGATAATTTTAATGCCTATTATGATGTGGAAATAAAAGAAAGAAATGTAGGGAGTAATCTAGATAATCCAAACTACAAGTTGTATAGAGGGGATATAAGGGATATTGATTTTCTCAAAAAGATATTTCAAGATGAAAAGATAGATGCAGTTATAAATCTGGCAGCCATGGCTGGGATCAGACCTTCTCTAGAGAACCCGATGCTTTATGAAGAGGTAAATATAAGGGGCCTAATGAACCTTTTAGAGCTTAGTAAGGCTAATGGTATAAATAAATTTATTCAGGCATCCTCTTCATCGGTGTATGGTAATAACAAAAAAGTGCCATTTAAGGAAACGGCAGTGGTGGATTTTGCCATATCCCCCTATGCTGCAACAAAAAAATCCGGAGAAGTGATGGGGCATGTGTATCATTACCTCTATAACATCGATATGATCCAGCTAAGGTTCTTTACAGTGTATGGTCCTAGGCAGAGACCGGATCTTGCTATACATAAGTTTACAGGGATGATAACAGCTGGAGAAGCAATTCCTTTCTATGGTGACGGGACAACTCAGAGGGACTATACTTATATAGATGATATTATAGACGGAATAGTGAAATCAATAAGATACCTCGAAAATAACGATAATGTATATGAAATCTTTAACCTGGGGGAATCTCACACTATATCTCTCAAGGAGATGGTAGGAACTATAGAGGAAGAGCTAGGTATAGAGGCGAAGATAAACAGACAGCCTATGCAGCCTGGAGACGTTGAGAAGACTTATGCAGACATAAGTAAAGCAAAAGAGATTTTAGGTTATAATCCCAAGACTGAGTTTAAGGATGGGATAAGAAAGTTTGTACAGTGGTATAGAGAGAATAATAGCTGA
- a CDS encoding glycosyltransferase: MKVKISVIVTVYNRFEYARNILKCLINQTCTIHELIFADDGSKENLFDAVKDLIPKCNFKIKHIYQEDLGFRASKNRNNGAREAEGDILLFMDQDVIFPDNFIEKFLNDSQEGKFIFSRAINSTENEKLRIEELINLDGKYSKIYKDVDYREKIKQRKQKNNKDIFYNFLYSIKLRSRGAKIPSMIFSINKNDFIKVNGFDENFEGWGHEDDDLFNRLYKAGFASKPIFFDMPPIHMWHHHEKSKKESPNERYYRKRKEEISRKNYRCVNGYKNSSKNDNKIHLKILN, encoded by the coding sequence ATAAAAGTGAAAATAAGTGTAATTGTAACTGTTTATAACAGGTTTGAATATGCAAGAAACATCTTAAAATGTCTTATAAATCAGACATGCACGATACACGAATTAATTTTTGCAGATGATGGATCTAAGGAAAATTTATTTGATGCAGTAAAGGATTTGATACCTAAATGCAATTTTAAAATAAAGCATATATATCAAGAAGATTTAGGATTTAGAGCATCAAAAAATAGAAATAATGGTGCAAGAGAAGCGGAAGGGGACATACTATTGTTCATGGATCAAGATGTTATATTCCCTGATAATTTTATAGAAAAATTTTTAAATGATAGTCAAGAAGGGAAATTTATTTTTTCTAGAGCTATTAATAGTACAGAAAATGAAAAATTAAGAATAGAAGAATTAATTAATTTAGATGGAAAATATTCAAAAATTTATAAAGATGTTGACTATAGAGAAAAAATAAAACAAAGAAAGCAGAAAAACAATAAAGATATTTTTTATAATTTTCTTTACTCTATAAAATTAAGAAGTAGAGGTGCTAAGATTCCTTCAATGATATTTTCTATAAATAAAAATGACTTTATAAAAGTCAATGGGTTTGATGAAAATTTTGAAGGGTGGGGGCATGAAGATGATGACCTTTTTAATAGACTCTATAAAGCTGGCTTTGCGTCAAAACCTATATTTTTTGATATGCCTCCTATTCATATGTGGCATCATCATGAGAAAAGTAAAAAGGAAAGTCCGAATGAAAGATATTATAGGAAAAGAAAAGAAGAAATTTCAAGAAAAAACTACAGGTGTGTAAATGGATATAAAAATTCATCTAAGAATGATAATAAAATTCATCTTAAAATTTTAAATTAA
- a CDS encoding glycosyltransferase produces MLISVLVITYNQEKYIRKCLDSILEQKGDFQLEILVGNDKSPDSTERVLKEYENDKRFIILNRKKNIGATKNLYDLFKKAKGEYIAVLEGDDFWTDTKKIQKQIKVLEDNEDGILCFSYSHTVDENGNIVGEKFQPIYTINNIKELILNRNGIPTGTILFKNIFLENKENNCDGRGIEEFLTTSNIIGDLPLFAFLIKLGKFYNLKEKTGAYRYIKSDSTSFSSMAAIKQNIELEKVIIGIKKYYGSEYSFFINCYLNRRRKAHIKILKKEKKDFKKYRNSLNLEEKVSLFLYNIFSPLDNLRYSLYKKKIKKSINNNLFNL; encoded by the coding sequence ATGCTTATAAGTGTTTTGGTTATAACGTATAACCAAGAAAAGTATATTAGAAAATGTTTGGATAGTATATTAGAACAGAAAGGAGATTTTCAACTGGAAATTCTAGTAGGAAATGATAAGTCTCCTGATAGCACAGAAAGAGTATTAAAAGAATATGAAAATGATAAAAGATTTATTATTCTGAACAGAAAAAAGAATATTGGAGCTACTAAAAATTTATATGATCTATTTAAAAAAGCTAAAGGTGAGTATATAGCTGTTTTAGAGGGGGATGATTTTTGGACAGACACCAAAAAAATTCAAAAGCAAATAAAAGTTTTAGAAGATAATGAAGATGGGATATTGTGTTTTTCATATTCTCATACAGTTGATGAAAATGGTAATATAGTAGGGGAAAAATTCCAACCTATATACACAATAAATAATATAAAGGAGTTAATCTTAAACAGAAATGGAATTCCCACAGGAACAATTCTTTTTAAAAATATTTTTTTAGAAAATAAAGAAAACAATTGTGATGGCAGAGGAATAGAGGAATTTCTTACAACTAGCAATATAATCGGAGATTTACCTCTTTTTGCTTTTTTAATTAAATTAGGTAAATTTTACAATTTAAAAGAGAAAACAGGTGCTTATAGATACATAAAAAGTGACTCTACTTCTTTTTCATCAATGGCAGCAATTAAACAGAATATTGAATTGGAAAAAGTTATAATAGGAATAAAAAAATATTATGGATCAGAATATTCATTTTTTATAAATTGCTATCTAAACAGAAGAAGAAAGGCACATATAAAAATTTTAAAAAAAGAAAAAAAAGATTTTAAAAAATATAGAAACTCTTTAAATCTAGAAGAAAAGGTAAGCTTATTTTTATATAATATATTTTCTCCACTTGATAATTTAAGATATAGCCTATATAAGAAAAAAATAAAAAAATCTATAAATAATAATTTATTCAACCTGTGA